A single window of Myxocyprinus asiaticus isolate MX2 ecotype Aquarium Trade chromosome 48, UBuf_Myxa_2, whole genome shotgun sequence DNA harbors:
- the gpr22b gene encoding G-protein coupled receptor 22, translating into MHAPPATEEESTMSNVTVLDITESVSPAMMAAGPYPYPLSFQVSLTGFLMLEIVLGLSSNLTVLALYCMKSNLVNSVSNIVTMNLHVLDVLVCVCCIPLTIVVLMLSLQGDTVLVCCFHEACVSFASVATAANVLAITLDRYDISVKPANRVLTMGRAVALLGCIWVLSFISFLVPFIEVGFLGPEPTKANQTAVVHVNEYYTELGLYYHLVAQIPIFCLTAIIMLMTYAKILQALNIRIGTRFHAAQKKKKMRRKKDFSLMSTSEQQLPEITDGSQSSVGNRGNAPLGMRTSVSVIIALRRAVKRHRERRERQKRVFRMSLLIISTFLLCWTPITVLNTVILSAGPSDLTVKLRLGFLVMAYGTTVFHPLLYAFTRQKFQKVLKSKMKKRVVSIIEADPLPNNAVIRNSWIDPKRNKKVTFDDHEARQKCLSSEDAD; encoded by the coding sequence ATGCACGCCCCTCCCGCAACAGAGGAAGAAAGCACCATGAGTAACGTAACTGTCCTAGACATCACAGAGTCCGTGAGTCCTGCCATGATGGCAGCCGGCCCCTACCCCTACCCACTCAGCTTCCAGGTTTCCCTGACCGGGTTCCTCATGCTGGAGATTGTACTGGGCCTGAGCAGCAACCTGACGGTTCTGGCCCTCTACTGCATGAAGTCCAACTTGGTGAACTCCGTTAGCAACATCGTCACCATGAATCTCCATGTGTTGGATGTGTTGGTGTGTGTATGCTGCATACCCCTAACTATTGTCGTATTGATGCTTTCACTACAAGGCGACACAGTCCTTGTTTGTTGCTTCCATGAGGCTTGCGTGTCCTTCGCCAGCGTGGCTACGGCGGCCAATGTCCTAGCCATCACTTTAGACCGATATGACATCTCTGTCAAACCAGCCAATCGAGTACTGACTATGGGACGGGCAGTGGCCCTGTTGGGTTGCATTTGGGTACTATCTTTCATCAGCTTCTTGGTGCCATTTATTGAGGTGGGTTTCTTGGGACCAGAACCCACTAAAGCCAATCAGACCGCTGTAGTACACGTTAACGAGTATTACACTGAACTGGGACTATACTACCACTTAGTGGCCCAGATCCCAATTTTCTGTTTGACTGCTATCATTATGTTGATGACATACGCAAAGATCTTGCAAGCACTCAACATCCGGATCGGTACGCGCTTCCACGCTGcgcagaaaaagaagaaaatgagaCGAAAAAAGGACTTTTCGCTTATGTCGACGTCTGAGCAGCAGCTACCCGAGATCACGGATGGCTCGCAAAGCAGTGTCGGTAACCGAGGGAATGCACCGCTAGGCATGCGCACGTCAGTGTCAGTGATCATCGCCCTAAGACGGGCCGTGAAACGCCACCGGGAGCGTCGAGAGCGTCAAAAGCGTGTTTTCCGCATGTCGCTCCTCATAATCTCCACGTTCCTCCTGTGCTGGACACCCATCACTGTTTTAAACACTGTGATTCTCAGTGCAGGCCCCAGTGACCTCACCGTCAaacttcgactgggcttcctagTCATGGCCTACGGCACCACGGTCTTCCATCCCCTCCTCTACGCCTTCACGAGGCAGAAGTTCCAGAAAGTTCTGAAAAGTAAAATGAAGAAACGCGTCGTGTCTATTATCGAGGCAGATCCGCTGCCGAACAACGCAGTCATACGAAACTCTTGGATCGACCCCAAGCGGAACAAGAAAGTGACATTTGATGATCACGAAGCAAGACAAAAATGTCTGTCGTCGGAAGATGCGGACTGA